The Nostoc sp. NIES-3756 DNA window CAAGTAGAAATAGACAGAAATAACATTAAAAGTAATTGCCCTCGGAAAAAACCTAAGAGCTTTTCTTCAACTGTAGCGGCGAAATGATTACGAGATTTTTCGGGAATAATTTTCAAGACGAAACGCCAAACATTCTCACCATTTAGTAACATAAAAAGAGTAACAACTGTAATAAAAATTAGATTAACGAAATTAGTAAGTGATGTTCCTAAAAGACCAATTAAATAATTAATACTAGATAAAGCAAAGTTTTGGATTCTTTCGGCAATAGCATCAAGATTTAACTGTAAATTGCGATTTCGCAAAATAGATTCTAGTTGTGCTACTAAAGAACCCACAGAATTAGCAATTTCCAAAAATCTATCAATGAGTTGTTGCCCTTGAGATATGATTGCTAAACCAAGGGTGGTTGCCAAAGCAACAGCAACCAAGAGGCTGATGAGGAAAACTAAAATAACTGCGACTGTGCGAGGTAAAAAACGGTGCAACCATCGCACAGGATAGTTTAATAAAGCGGCTAAGATGGCCGCAAATGTAAAAACTACAATTACAGTTTCAAAATAACTAAATAGCTGTAGAGCAGCCCAACCAAAAGCGAACAATAGTAAGAAGCGAATGATAAAAGAATTAGTTAATCGCTGTCGGATATTGTTCATTATTTCCTTGCTTAGTTCTTCTATTTGGCGGTCTGGAAAAGTTAATTTTATCACGCTTCCCAGTTAAGCTTACCGCACCAATAAGACAAAGCTTCCACCCAAGGAATGAAATTATAAATTAACTTTTCTCGCCTACATAAATACCTAAACAACGCGCACTCTGCACTAAAGAACTGTGAGGATTAACGTGTAAAGGACTTTGCGCTACTACATCCTGAATCGGAACGGGAATAACTTCACCATTTTGCCAAGCTACCATTTGTCCAAATTGATTTTGAGTCACTAAATCAACGGCTGTCTTACCAAAAACTGTGGCGGTTAAACGGTCTAAGGCTGAGGGAATACCACCACGTTGGATATGTCCTAATACAGAAACTCTGGTATCTATAAGATTGGCACTACATTGAGCTATTTGATCAGCGATATATTGACCACGGCCGCATTTAGGAGATGAGACAGAACCTGTTATATCCTTGTCCACATCTTCCAGACATAACTTCGCACCTTCAGCAACAACAACGATCGCAAATTTGCGCCGCCAGCGATCGCGCAGTTCGGCTAAATGTTGACATAACCCACCAATTGTGTATGAGATTTCGGGAATTAAAATCACATCTGCACCGCCAGCAATACCTGCGTGTAATGCCAGATGTCCGGCGGAACGTCCCATAACTTCGACAATCATCACGCGATCATGACTGGCAGCTGTAAAAGTCAGTTTATTTAAAGCATCGACAATGGTATTCACAGCCGTATCAAAACCAATAGCCCGTTCTGTCAAAGCCACATCATTATCTATGGTTTTGGGGATACCAATTAAATTCCAGTGACCTTGTTTAGCGAGTTCATGGAGAATACTCAAACTACCATCGCCGCCAATGACAATTAACGCATCTAAAGCCAAAGCCTCATAACTAGCCAGCATCTCATCAACATGGGCTAAAGTATCACCTTTATTAATTGTG harbors:
- a CDS encoding AI-2E family transporter, giving the protein MNNIRQRLTNSFIIRFLLLFAFGWAALQLFSYFETVIVVFTFAAILAALLNYPVRWLHRFLPRTVAVILVFLISLLVAVALATTLGLAIISQGQQLIDRFLEIANSVGSLVAQLESILRNRNLQLNLDAIAERIQNFALSSINYLIGLLGTSLTNFVNLIFITVVTLFMLLNGENVWRFVLKIIPEKSRNHFAATVEEKLLGFFRGQLLLMLFLSISTCLVFIILQVPYPLVLSLIIGILDAVPGIGASLGIGTVFLILLIQDVVLAFKVLAVSIILQQIQDNLISPRVMQNSVDVNPVVTFFALLIGARIAGLLGVFLAVPIAGLVVSLLQIEELKGEAKVKLSKTT
- a CDS encoding ATP-dependent 6-phosphofructokinase codes for the protein MRKRIGILTSGGDCPGLNCVIRAVVSHAKLTYGWEVFGIPYATQGLLERQAIALNMHGWDLRGIDPLLNMGGTILGTINKGDTLAHVDEMLASYEALALDALIVIGGDGSLSILHELAKQGHWNLIGIPKTIDNDVALTERAIGFDTAVNTIVDALNKLTFTAASHDRVMIVEVMGRSAGHLALHAGIAGGADVILIPEISYTIGGLCQHLAELRDRWRRKFAIVVVAEGAKLCLEDVDKDITGSVSSPKCGRGQYIADQIAQCSANLIDTRVSVLGHIQRGGIPSALDRLTATVFGKTAVDLVTQNQFGQMVAWQNGEVIPVPIQDVVAQSPLHVNPHSSLVQSARCLGIYVGEKS